One segment of Acropora muricata isolate sample 2 chromosome 8, ASM3666990v1, whole genome shotgun sequence DNA contains the following:
- the LOC136924676 gene encoding uncharacterized protein, translated as MPSFPDEVALFRYVNVVLTLLLTVIHVREFRADFFHGSRLGAFPKPDFRTNFTLRSNEGSNSFKEISHGLDVLPFYVRVYAKPPEGKNRDFCFNGIGSSQSSPSRGSYGGIIFAYNSKYVRVWAPTDPNGHIVFVKDGWGGEVNTQQSDAAEVVVEIWKDGPAPTFQTDRLIDTSSVFVKIDHKLRKLPERVVVRLSPSETNVNREGNPNSGFWFPAIAASQNPDPRSNFGGVIFAYNERFLRLWAPDRDNNNTGCIFIGQEWGGGINAQRVTKCRVEILLWANQLPVPSYQINWFKFVGQRDQNSFKEIHHGQKKLPALVLVQLRALEGRNIGYVFEAQGAAQSDDSESNEYGGVVFAYDENRVRIWAPSKNDGSKKGYPLLVKRGWGHDYNLQTGSDFVEIRVLVYSTRCNASSQEVFESDNCVTTLYDSYTTVSSQWSKCSSICENGTISRSLSGCVATSKETVLSCAFADGPHLCGWTNKPGGGSSWVTSNTSTPEPNTGPTWGHPKGSFYAYTNTSSATPNEAVTLTSPNLNGVKKCHLWFSWNMFGANVGKLTVQYNDKDPRRGPNSAWSDAGWYMEESQEEFLWREAFVNLESTKRIYQIRFVHILPDSNNCQGDIKGCVTCQIGKCQAANVAISGIRMDCQGKKKEVPLEMCKRREVPLSGCEISADLPYEKGPAFSVTTIGTETYVKAVGSEYDKIAVYRFKVAFEAIYVLWKHTFATSNLTNDVSFRIDQGDWYRWHPPQKVSHGLWTEYFLQTFPLKPGIHTVSFRQLEYGFSFSKLAVVPTKISMWTDLGMQSRLIPDSNLSSNPRIAVPPPRFGRLHAKDAWCSSDHNKNYVFFEVHLPDLALVTGLSVQGGKDILLKRNDYWTEKFRMKISLNGQDYTWYRNSSGRRVFKGNRDASSIVHHDFEFAAPARGVRIYPWDWNNWICLRMELYGFYLSREICASSGTLPQTNEVCVGDRNCGQNAGCVKETQRQKKQVNDGYGISVPYNRSREACHCYHGYHGPSCEHFGCSSNPCLNGGLCSEVNNAFVCTCRPGYHGNICQNGCKYGRYGSNCTQRCQCTEHGSCDIATGHCNCRPGFQGKYCTKICNPGYFGYSCAQSCQCKNGAFCDSATGSCSCLTGWIGTVCDEPCPWNTWGMNCSFNCSCSEHAKFCDGFTGECVCQPGFIGKKCERSCPSGTYGYNCSQTCRCKNNASCSRQDGTCNCTQRGWTGVLCHLPCPGGYYGVNCDNKCKCQNGAACDRETGFCTCMSGWTGRFCETFCPEGSWGSNCSIPCSCENGAGCNPANGECSCLPTSGCQCAPGWTGSDCSVPCNDTVWGPNCRNACLCSLGKGVCNQTTGVCQCLDGYHGSNCDKPCGEDRYGQNCDHICSCNSSSSVSCDPLSGNCQCKPGFRGPRCEVPCPADKWGLNCSQSCLCLHGDCDPASGNCTCSRDWQGVICDKSCPSCRLSCLTCDPKKGSCDQASGNCTCFPGYQGSSCLEACNASYYGNNCEKKCLCLNGGTCHHVTGQCLCKPGWTGLHCEKECPKGTYGRNCSQSCSCVHGECNAADGACTCESGYRGYLCDRPCPFGYFGDQCTKKCLCGNGAQCDHKTGSCKCLPGWTSKTCKQSCSSLTLVPGRFGVNCSERCVCPESCDPVSGTCSCPRGSQGLKCMEACSVGRYGDECGQSCHCMNSASCDPVNGTCTCAPGWSGSNCTERCPVGYYGMLCASQCLCSANNTESVGACDSVTGDCNCKPGRRGHRCELQCSEGYFGKNCSQRCKCNNSYSCDLEDGSCTCQPGYYGEYCQYACPANHYGVNCTSTCQCVASHTLLCDRKDGTCVCANGYTGVLCESVCPEGFFGRDCVENCMCQNDAVCDHVSGRCTCTAGFKGQICDVECPEGLFGMNCVHNCTCLNGANCSRFTGGCSCAPGYEGHQCDSECSSGRFGLGCNGNCDCNLENNAGCDPKTGTCICKLGFVGPRCDESCNDGFYGKNCETPCPFCSSHVNGPCMKSHGNCSCSPGYQGYLCLDSCPLDRFGSRCAKPCDCSGQELCHQINGMCLDISRGKFSVLVNDSIEELDDMVRRRNIERGLEELMDAYYEADFSTEEQTEVSTMGQSRMDLLDRKNGSLVKPAGPAGGSSTDSGNNGTDLATEKHYFIVRLLEMQLVSKEDRQEATRVVCVLIDNFTVVDGHFVDEVLSRVPGWKISSTLKVEYYSGKLYKSHTDSGMKMHLPLIIGVSLGFFLVMVIIGLFALIRRRYRRKLGLTGYKRGNTVDQAEFELQPWISRNTGYLLAFDNPYYDVLAAMGLDDDIEEDYCNPLYDDASMYSDSGENTSEESCHKDLISMVLR; from the exons ATGCCTTCGTTTCCGGATGAAGTTGCGTTATTTCGCTACGTGAATGTTGTTTTGACATTATTACTGACAGTAATTCATGTGAGGGAATTTCGGGCAGATTTCTTTCATGGCTCACGGCTTGGAGCGTTTCCCAAACCGGATTTTAGGACTAATTTTACGTTGAGATCAAACGAAGGTTCTAATTCTTTCAAGGAAATTTCCCATGGGCTAGATGTGCTTCCATTTTACGTCCGTGTTTATGCGAAACCTCCAGAAGGCAAGAACAGGGATTTTTGCTTCAATGGAATAGGCTCAAGTCAGTCGTCACCATCAAGAGGTTCTTATGGTGGTATTATTTTTGCCTACAACTCTAAGTATGTGCGTGTTTGGGCACCTACAGATCCAAATGGACATATTGTATTTGTGAAGGATGGATGGGGAGGCGAGGTCAACACCCAACAATCAGACGCAGCAGAAGTTGTAGTGGAAATATGGAAGGACGGACCGGCGCCAACGTTTCAAACAGATCGCTTAATCGACACAAGCAGCGTTTTTGTAAAGATTGATCACAAATTGAGAAAATTGCCAGAAAGGGTTGTAGTCAGACTTTCTCCTTCTGAAACTAACGTGAACAGAGAAGGAAATCCAAACTCGGGATTTTGGTTTCCCGCAATTGCAGCCTCTCAGAATCCTGATCCTCGTAGCAACTTTGGAGGGGTAATATTTGCATATAATGAAAGATTTTTGCGTTTATGGGCCCCCGATAGAGACAACAATAACACAGGTTGTATTTTCATTGGTCAAGAGTGGGGTGGTGGGATCAATGCTCAAAGAGTTACAAAATGTAGGGTAGAGATATTACTCTGGGCCAACCAGCTTCCAGTACCATCATACCAAATTAATTGgtttaaatttgttgggcaaAGGGACCAAAATTCTTTCAAAGAAATTCATCATGGTCAAAAGAAGTTGCCAGCTCTTGTACTTGTTCAACTTCGAGCCCTGGAAGGGAGAAACATTGGTTATGTCTTTGAGGCACAAGGTGCTGCTCAATCAGATGACAGTGAGAGCAATGAGTACGGTGGTGTTGTCTTTGCATATGATGAAAACAGAGTGCGCATTTGGGCTCCAAGCAAGAATGATGGATCTAAGAAGGGATATCCACTTCTTGTAAAGAGGGGCTGGGGACATGACTATAACTTGCAGACAGGAAGCGATTTTGTTGAGATAAGAGTCCTAGTTTACTCCACTAGGTGTAATGCTTCTTCACAGGAGGTCTTTGAGAGTGACAACTGTGTTACTACATTATATGACTCATACACTACCGTTTCATCACAGTGGTCCAAATGCTCCAGTATTTGTGAAAATGGAACCATTAGTAGATCACTATCAG GCTGTGTTGCAACTTCAAAAGAGACTGTTCTCTCGTGTGCATTTGCTGATGGTCCTCATCTTTGCGGGTGGACTAACAAGCCAGGAGGTGGTTCATCATGGGTGACAAGCAACACATCAACCCCTGAACCAAACACAGGACCAACGTGGGGACATCCCAAGGGTTCTTTCTATGCATACACCAATACAAGCTCAGCTACACCAAATGAAGCAG TCACACTCACCAGCCCAAACTTAAATGGAGTTAAAAAATGTCACTTGTGGTTCTCTTGGAACATGTTTGGTGCCAACGTTGGAAAACTCACAGTACAATACAACGACAAAGATCCTAGACGTGGACCAAACAGTGCATGGTCAGATGCAG GTTGGTACATGGAAGAATCCCAAGAAGAATTTCTTTGGAGGGAAGCTTTTGTAAACTTGGAAAGCACAAAAAGAATATATCAGATTCGCTTTGTTCACATTTTGCCAGACAGTAATAATTGCCAAGGAGATATTAAAGGCTGTGTCACTTGCCAGATTGGCAAATGCCAAGCAGCTAATGTAGCAATCAGTGGTATCCGGATGGATTGCcagggaaaaaagaaagaagttcCTCTTGAGATGTGCAAAAGAAGAGAAGTTCCACTCTCTGGGTGTGAAATTTCTGCTGACTTGCCCTACGAAAAAG GTCCTGCATTCAGTGTTACTACCATTGGAACTGAAACTTATGTGAAAGCTGTTGGTTCAGAATATGACAAAATAGCTGTGTACAGGTTTAAGGTGGCATTTGAAGCAATTTATGTTCTATGGAAGCATACATTTGCGACATCAAACCTAACAAATGATGTCTCATTCAGAATTGATCAGGGCGATTGGTACAGGTGGCATCCCCCACAAAAAGTGTCTCATGGGTTGTGGACTGAATACTTTTTGCAG ACATTTCCCCTGAAACCAGGAATACACACTGTCTCCTTTCGCCAGCTGGAGTATGGTTTCTCTTTCTCAAAACTTGCAGTTGTTCCCACAAAGATATCTATGTGGACAGACTTGGGAATGCAGAGTCGGCTTATCCCTGATAGCAATCTATCTTCCAACCCTCGGATTGCAGTCCCACCTCCAAGATTTGGACGACTCCATGCAAAAG ATGCTTGGTGTTCATCTGACCACAACAAAAATTATGTGTTCTTTGAAGTTCATCTGCCTGATTTGGCCTTAGTGACTGGGTTATCAGTACAAGGAGGAAAAGACATCTTGCTGAAGAGGAATGATTACTGGACAGAAAA GTTCAGAATGAAAATTTCTCTCAATGGTCAAGACTATACTTGGTACAGAAATTCAAGTGGACGGCGTGTATTCAAGGGCAATAGAG ATGCCTCAAGTATTGTACACCATGATTTCGAGTTTGCTGCGCCAGCCCGAGGTGTTCGTATCTACCCCTGGGATTGGAACAACTGGATTTGCCTTCGCATGGAACTTTATGGATTTTATTTGAGCCGTGAAATTTGTGCATCCTCTGGAACCCTCCCACAAACAAACGAAGTTTGTGTTGGGGATAGAAACTGTGGACAAAATGCTGGCTGCGTTAAAGAAACACAACGACAGAAGAAGCAAG TAAATGATGGTTACGGCATTAGCGTGCCGTACAACAGAAGTCGTGAAGCATGTCACTGTTACCATGGTTACCACGGCCCTAGCTGTGAGCACTTTGGCTGTTCCTCGAATCCTTGTCTTAACGGCGGCCTTTGTTCAGAAGTCAATAATGCCTTCGTCTGTACCTGTCGACCTGGCTACCATGGTAACATTTGTCAAAACGGTTGCAAGTATGGTCGCTATGGCAGCAATTGCACTCAACGATGCCAGTGTACGGAACATGGCAGCTGCGATATTGCTACCGGACATTGCAACTGCAGACCAGGTTTTCAGGGAAAGTATTGCACAAAAATTTGCAACCCTGGCTACTTTGGCTATTCGTGCGCCCAGAGTTGTCAGTGCAAGAACGGAGCATTTTGTGACTCTGCAACTGGGTCTTGCAGCTGTTTGACGGGGTGGATAGGCACGGTGTGTGATGAACCTTGCCCATGGAACACTTGGGGAATGAACTGTTCCTTCAATTGCTCGTGTTCAGAACACGCAAAGTTTTGTGATGGATTTACAGGGGAATGTGTGTGCCAGCCGGGATTTATTGGCAA AAAGTGTGAGCGGTCGTGTCCTTCAGGAACATATGGCTACAATTGCAGTCAGACATGCCGATGCAAAAACAATGCAAGCTGTTCAAGACAAGATGGCACCTGTAACTGCACCCAGCGAGGGTGGACAGGGGTTCTCTGTCATCTTCCTTGCCCAGGGGGATACTATGGAGTGAATTGTGATAACAAATGCAAGTGTCAGAATGGCGCAGCTTGTGACAGAGAAACAG GTTTTTGCACCTGCATGAGTGGTTGGACTGGTCGGTTTTGTGAAACGTTTTGTCCTGAGGGTTCCTGGGGCAGTAATTGCTCTATTCCTTGTTCCTGTGAAAACGGTGCTGGGTGTAATCCAGCGAATGGCGAGTGCAGCTGCTTGCCTACCTCTGGATGCCAATGCGCCCCTGGCTGGACCGGTTCCGACTGCAGTGTTCCCTGTAATGACACTGTCTGGGGACCTAACTGTCGTAATGCCTGTCTGTGCAGCCTTGGCAAAGGCGTTTGCAATCAG ACCACCGGTGTCTGCCAGTGTTTGGATGGCTATCATGGCTCCAACTGTGACAAACCATGTGGGGAAGATCGCTATGGACAGAACTGTGACCACATATGCAGCTGTAATTCTTCTTCATCTGTTAGCTGTGACCCTTTGAGTGGCAATTGCCAATGCAAGCCGGGTTTCAGAGGACCTCGCTGTGAAGTTCCGTGCCCCGCTGACAAATGGGGATTGAACTGTTCCCAATCTTGCTTGTGTCTTCATGGAGACTGTGATCCAGCGTCGGGCAACTGCACTTGTAGTAGAGACTGGCAGGGAGTGATTTGTGATAAATCGTGCCCAAGCTGTCGTCTGTCTTGCCTTACATGTGACCCTAAAAAGGGATCGTGCGACCAAGCCTCGGGAAATTGTACTTGTTTTCCTGGTTACCAAGGGAGTTCATGTTTGGAGGCTTGCAACGCAAGTTACTATGGCAACAATTGCGAGAAAAAGTGCCTTTGTTTGAATGGAGGAACTTGCCATCACGTGACAGGACAGTGTCTGTGTAAGCCAGGTTGGACTGGGCTGCATTGTGAAAAAG AGTGTCCCAAGGGTACCTATGGACGTAATTGTTCCCAGTCCTGCTCCTGTGTTCATGGAGAATGTAATGCCGCAGACGGTGCGTGCACTTGTGAGTCTGGTTACCGTGGTTACCTCTGTGATAGGCCTTGTCCTTTTGGTTACTTTGGAGACCAGTGTACCAAGAAATGTCTTTGTGGGAATGGAGCCCAGTGCGATCATAAGACTGGGAGCTGTAAATGCTTACCTGGTTGGACGAGTAAAACATGTAAGCAGTCGTGCAGTTCTTTAACTCTTGTTCCTGGACGTTTTGGGGTAAATTGTTCTGAAAG ATGCGTTTGCCCTGAGTCATGTGATCCAGTGAGTGGAACTTGCTCTTGTCCACGTGGATCCCAAGGTCTAAAGTGCATGGAGGCCTGTTCAGTCGGACGGTACGGAGATGAGTGTGGACAGAGCTGCCACTGCATGAACAGTGCATCGTGTGATCCCGTGAATGGCACGTGTACGTGTGCACCAGGATGGTCTGGTTCGAACTGCACAGAAAGGTGTCCTGTTGGCTATTATGGGATGCTCTGTGCTTCTCAGTGTCTGTGTAGTGCTAATAACACTGAGAGTGTAGGTGCCTGTGATTCTGTGACAGGCGATTGTAACTGCAAACCAGGACGTCGGGGCCACAG GTGTGAGCTGCAGTGCTCTGAAGGTTACTTTGGCAAAAACTGCAGTCAGCGTTGCAAATGCAACAACAGTTATTCCTGTGACCTGGAGGATGGATCCTGTACCTGTCAACCAGGATACTATGGTGAATACTGTCAATATGCATGCCCAGCAAATCATTACGGTGTCAATTGTACTAGTACGTGTCAATGTGTTGCGTCCCATACGCTTTTGTGTGACAGGAAGGATGGAACCTGTGTCTGCGCAAATGGATACACTGGAGTCTTATGCGAGAGTGTTTGTCCCGAGGGATTTTTCGGGCGTGACTGCGTTGAAAATTGCATGTGCCAGAACGATGCTGTGTGTGATCACGTGAGCGGCAGATGCACATGCACCGCCGGGTTCAAAGGTCAAATTTGCGATGTCGAGTGCCCCGAGGGATTGTTTGGAATGAACTGTGTTCATAATTGTACTTGTCTTAATGGTGCAAACTGTAGTCGTTTCACTGGTGGATGCTCTTGTGCCCCTGGATATGAAGGTCACCAGTGCGATTCTGAATGCTCCAGTGGAAGGTTTGGCTTGGGTTGCAACGGTAATTGTGATTGCAACCTTGAAAATAACGCCGGATGCGACCCAAAGACAGGCACTTGCATCTGTAAACTTGGCTTCGTGGGACCTAGATGTGATGAG TCTTGTAACGACGGCTTTTATGGTAAGAACTGTGAGACGCCATGCCCCTTTTGCTCTAGTCACGTGAATGGTCCGTGCATGAAGTCCCATGGCAACTGCTCGTGCTCTCCTGGTTACCAGGGTTACCTGTGTCTGGATAGCTGTCCGCTTGATCGATTCGGATCGCGCTGTGCGAAACCGTGCGATTGCTCTGGTCAAGAACTTTGTCATCAGATCAATGGCATGTGCTTGGACATTTCGCGTGGAAAGTTCTCTGTGCTTGTTAACGACAGCATAGAGGAACTTGATGATATGGTGAGACGGCGAAACATTGAACGTGGGCTGGAGGAATTGATGGATGCTTACTATGAAGCAGATTTTTCGACTGAGGAACAG ACAGAAGTCTCCACTATGGGCCAGTCGCGAATGGACTTGTTGGACAGAAAGAACGGGTCATTGGTCAAGCCCGCTGGTCCCGCGGGTGGCTCAAGCACAGACAGCGGGAATAATGGAACGGATTTGGCAACAGAAAAACACTACTTCATCGTCCGCTTGCTGGAAATGCAATTGGTTTCTAAGGAGGATCGCCAGGAGGCCACGCGTGTTGTGTGCGTGTTGATTGATAATTTCACTGTAGTTGATGGACACTTCGTGGACGAGGTTCTTTCCAGAGTGCCAGGCTGGAAAATCTCGTCCACCCTTAAGGTGGAGTATTACTCTGGAAAGCTGTACAAGAGCCACACTGACTCCGGTATGAAAATGCATCTACCTCTTATCATTGGCGTCTCTCTCG GCTTTTTTCTCGTGATGGTGATCATCGGCCTCTTTGCGCTCATACGCCGGAGATATAGACGAAAACTTGGCCTAACGGGGTACAAGAGAGGCAACACTGTCGATCAAGCAGAATTTGAGCTTCAACCGTGGATTAGCCGAAATACAGGTTATTTACTGGCATTTGATAATCCTTACTATGACGTATTGGCAGCCATGGGTCTGGACGATGATATAGAAGAAGACTACTGCAATCCACTGTATGACGATGCGAGCATGTACAGTGACAGCGGCGAAAACACCAGCGAGGAGAGCTGCCACAAGGATCTTATTTCCATGGTATTGCGGTGA